The proteins below come from a single Piscinibacter gummiphilus genomic window:
- a CDS encoding SDR family NAD(P)-dependent oxidoreductase, with the protein MPLNPRITDWNGQVVWLVGASTGIGRATAAALHARGAQVIVSARNEGALKAFEKSHPGSVGLPLDVTDRDAVSRAAQQLVLHHGRIDLALYCAGYYKALRATQFDLDEAVRHQQVNYIGALHLLDAVLPVLLQQKSGHLSLVSSVAGYRGLPNSLAYGPTKAALINLAQTLYLDLEPLGIGASVINPGFVETPLTAQNEFAMPALLTPEQAAEEILKGWAQGRFEIHFPKRFTLCLKALTHVSDALYFRAIRWSTGL; encoded by the coding sequence ATGCCACTCAACCCTCGCATCACCGACTGGAACGGCCAGGTGGTCTGGCTCGTCGGCGCCTCGACCGGCATCGGCCGCGCCACCGCCGCCGCACTGCATGCCCGCGGCGCACAGGTCATCGTGTCGGCCCGCAACGAGGGCGCGCTCAAGGCCTTCGAGAAGAGCCACCCCGGCAGCGTGGGGCTGCCGCTGGACGTGACGGACCGCGATGCGGTGTCACGCGCGGCGCAGCAGCTGGTGCTGCACCACGGCCGCATCGACCTCGCGCTCTACTGCGCCGGCTACTACAAGGCGCTGCGGGCCACGCAGTTCGACCTCGACGAAGCGGTGCGCCACCAGCAGGTCAACTACATCGGCGCCCTGCACCTGCTCGATGCGGTGCTGCCGGTGCTGCTGCAGCAAAAGAGCGGGCACCTGAGCCTCGTCTCCAGCGTGGCCGGCTACCGCGGACTGCCCAATTCGCTCGCGTATGGGCCGACCAAAGCGGCCCTCATCAATCTCGCCCAGACGCTCTATCTCGACCTGGAGCCGCTGGGCATCGGAGCGTCGGTCATCAACCCCGGGTTTGTCGAAACGCCGCTCACCGCGCAGAACGAATTCGCGATGCCGGCCTTGCTCACACCCGAGCAGGCGGCCGAAGAGATCCTGAAGGGCTGGGCGCAAGGGCGCTTCGAGATCCATTTCCCCAAGCGCTTCACCTTGTGCCTGAAGGCATTGACGCACGTGAGCGACGCGCTCTACTTCCGCGCCATCCGATGGAGCACGGGCCTGTGA
- a CDS encoding DUF3833 domain-containing protein: MKRLALTLACALALTGCASPTPQDYAAEKPTLDLQRYFNGDVVAHGIFSDRSGKVVRRFTVLMKCQWVGNEGTLDEAFTYSDGKTDRRIWRLKKLDGGRYTGTADDVVGTANGQVAGNAFQWNYTLKLPVDGKVYEVQFDDWMYLMDERVMLNRAVMSKFGIRLGEVTLAFQKAH, translated from the coding sequence ATGAAAAGACTCGCCCTCACCCTCGCTTGCGCACTCGCCCTCACCGGGTGCGCATCGCCAACGCCGCAAGACTACGCCGCGGAGAAACCCACGCTCGACCTGCAGCGCTATTTCAATGGCGACGTGGTCGCCCACGGCATCTTCAGCGACCGCTCCGGCAAGGTCGTGCGCCGCTTCACCGTGCTGATGAAGTGCCAATGGGTGGGCAACGAAGGCACGCTCGACGAGGCCTTCACCTACAGCGACGGCAAGACCGACCGCCGCATCTGGCGCCTGAAGAAGCTCGACGGCGGGCGCTACACCGGCACGGCCGACGACGTGGTCGGCACGGCCAACGGCCAGGTGGCCGGCAACGCCTTCCAGTGGAACTACACGCTGAAGCTGCCGGTGGACGGCAAGGTCTACGAGGTGCAGTTCGACGACTGGATGTACCTGATGGACGAGCGTGTGATGCTCAACCGCGCGGTGATGAGCAAGTTCGGCATCCGCCTCGGCGAAGTCACGCTCGCGTTCCAGAAGGCCCACTGA
- a CDS encoding MFS transporter produces the protein MSALASSSSASSSPPARGWQGLRYGAPGFPLAFVALPLYVTLPNHYAAEFGVPLAALGAVLLAARLLDAFVDPWIGRWADALLDRSARAAWLAMAGAAVVLALGFRGLFFPAVSASTTSLLVWCGGLLVVTYLAYSVISVIHQAWGARLGGNEQERAGVVAWREGLALCGVLVASVLPSTAGLQVSTLVFAIVLCLALALMRQAPAPRRLAVWPTHSLALPFGTPAFRRLLAVYLLNGIASAVPATLVLFFIRDRLQAPAYEPLFLASYFAAAAVSVPLWVRLVARLGLARSWLVGMGLSVLVFAWAAVLSAGDVAAYTAICVLSGIALGADLALPAALLAGVVQRAGHAGRAEGAYFGWWNFATKLNLALAAGIALPVLQAFGYAPGTKGADALQALTLAYCVLPCVLKLIAAALLWRHRELQ, from the coding sequence ATGAGCGCCCTCGCTTCATCGTCGTCAGCGTCCTCGTCGCCGCCGGCGCGGGGTTGGCAGGGCCTGCGCTACGGCGCGCCCGGCTTCCCGCTGGCCTTCGTCGCGCTGCCGCTCTACGTCACCCTACCCAACCACTACGCCGCCGAGTTCGGCGTGCCACTCGCCGCGCTCGGCGCCGTGTTGCTCGCCGCCCGCCTGCTCGACGCGTTCGTCGACCCGTGGATCGGCCGCTGGGCCGATGCGCTGCTCGACCGCTCGGCCCGCGCCGCCTGGCTCGCGATGGCCGGCGCCGCCGTGGTGCTGGCCCTCGGCTTTCGCGGGCTCTTCTTTCCCGCGGTGTCGGCGAGCACCACGTCGCTGCTCGTGTGGTGCGGGGGGCTGCTCGTCGTCACCTACCTCGCCTACAGCGTGATCAGCGTCATCCACCAGGCCTGGGGCGCGCGGCTGGGCGGCAACGAACAGGAGCGCGCGGGGGTCGTCGCCTGGCGCGAAGGCCTCGCGCTGTGCGGCGTGTTGGTGGCCAGCGTGCTGCCGTCGACGGCCGGCCTGCAGGTGAGCACGCTGGTGTTTGCCATCGTGCTGTGCCTCGCACTGGCGCTCATGCGGCAGGCGCCCGCACCGCGCCGGCTGGCGGTGTGGCCCACGCACTCGCTCGCCCTGCCGTTCGGCACCCCGGCGTTTCGCCGCCTGCTCGCCGTCTACCTGCTCAACGGCATCGCGAGTGCGGTGCCCGCCACGCTGGTGCTCTTCTTCATCCGAGACCGCCTGCAGGCACCAGCCTACGAGCCGCTCTTCCTTGCCAGCTACTTCGCCGCGGCGGCCGTGTCGGTGCCGCTGTGGGTGCGGCTCGTGGCGCGCCTAGGCCTGGCGCGCAGCTGGCTCGTGGGCATGGGGCTGTCGGTGCTGGTGTTCGCCTGGGCGGCCGTGCTGTCGGCCGGTGACGTCGCCGCCTACACCGCCATCTGCGTGCTGAGCGGTATCGCGCTGGGCGCCGACCTCGCCCTGCCGGCTGCGCTGCTGGCCGGCGTCGTGCAGCGCGCAGGGCATGCGGGCCGCGCCGAAGGGGCGTACTTCGGCTGGTGGAACTTCGCGACCAAGCTCAACCTCGCGCTCGCCGCGGGCATCGCCCTGCCGGTGCTCCAGGCCTTCGGTTATGCGCCCGGCACGAAGGGTGCCGACGCCTTGCAGGCCCTCACCCTCGCGTACTGCGTCTTGCCGTGCGTGCTCAAGCTCATTGCCGCAGCGCTGCTGTGGCGTCACCGGGAACTTCAATGA
- a CDS encoding chalcone isomerase family protein: MLARRPLLAALLALPWAAQSRPVELSAELPGAKLQGQGLLRFFGLRVYDARLWVTEGFKPDDYALHPVALELEYARELVGKLIAERSLVEMRKVGEVPADKGNAWLAAMEQAFPDVKAGDRITGLYRPGEGIRFFVNGKAGREVRDAAFARLFIGIWLSPRSSEPALRRSLLGLA, translated from the coding sequence ATGCTCGCGCGCCGCCCGCTCCTCGCCGCCTTGCTGGCCCTACCCTGGGCGGCACAGTCGCGGCCGGTCGAGCTGAGCGCCGAGCTGCCGGGCGCCAAGCTGCAGGGCCAGGGCCTGCTGCGCTTCTTCGGCCTGCGTGTCTACGACGCCCGCCTGTGGGTGACCGAGGGCTTCAAGCCCGACGACTACGCCCTGCACCCGGTGGCGCTCGAACTCGAATACGCGCGTGAACTCGTCGGCAAGCTGATCGCCGAACGGTCGCTGGTCGAAATGCGCAAGGTCGGCGAGGTGCCTGCCGACAAGGGCAACGCCTGGCTCGCCGCGATGGAGCAGGCCTTTCCCGACGTGAAGGCCGGCGACCGCATCACCGGCCTCTACCGGCCCGGCGAAGGCATTCGCTTCTTCGTCAACGGCAAGGCCGGGCGCGAGGTGCGCGATGCCGCGTTCGCGCGGCTCTTCATCGGCATCTGGCTGTCGCCCCGCAGCTCCGAACCGGCGCTGCGGCGGTCCTTGCTGGGCCTGGCATGA
- a CDS encoding cyclopropane-fatty-acyl-phospholipid synthase family protein, with amino-acid sequence MNTTTHASLNPLQRSLPDSAPATARAVFRLLAQLRHGSLDVQLPDGTQLHFGQTQGLRAAIRLRNWNVCGAALKSGDIGFAETFIAGDWTTPDLTTLLKLFIANRDEIEQVVYGSWCGSLLYRVRHLFNRNSRTGSKKNIHAHYDLGNDFYRLWLDPTMNYSSAWFEGDASGDLVGAQWAKVRRALRECDVKAGDRVLEIGCGWGALAESAARDFNASVTGVTLSSEQLAWGQQRLRDAGLAGELRFQDYRDITDGPFDAICSIEMFEAVGREYWSGYFDTLKRNLKPGGKACIQSITIRDDLFERYVKSTDFIQQYIFPGGLLPSPSAFREAAAKAGLRVVNELSFGADYAETLKRWRERFLAEETKVRRLGFDTRFMRIWEFYLGYCEAAFATGNTGVMQFTLQRD; translated from the coding sequence ATGAACACCACCACCCACGCCTCCCTCAACCCGCTGCAGCGGTCGTTGCCCGACAGCGCCCCGGCCACCGCACGCGCTGTCTTCCGCCTGCTGGCCCAGTTGCGCCACGGCAGCCTCGACGTGCAGTTGCCTGACGGCACGCAACTCCATTTCGGCCAGACCCAAGGTCTGCGCGCCGCCATTCGCCTGCGCAACTGGAACGTCTGCGGCGCCGCACTCAAGTCGGGCGACATCGGTTTCGCCGAGACCTTCATCGCCGGCGACTGGACGACGCCCGACCTCACCACGCTGCTCAAGCTCTTCATCGCCAACCGCGACGAGATCGAGCAGGTGGTCTACGGCAGCTGGTGCGGTTCGCTGCTCTACCGCGTGCGGCACCTCTTCAACCGCAACTCGCGCACCGGCAGCAAGAAGAACATCCACGCCCACTACGACCTGGGCAACGACTTCTATCGCCTCTGGCTCGACCCGACGATGAACTACTCGAGCGCCTGGTTCGAGGGCGATGCGAGCGGTGACCTCGTCGGCGCGCAATGGGCCAAGGTGCGGCGCGCCCTGCGTGAATGCGATGTGAAGGCCGGCGACCGCGTGCTCGAGATCGGCTGCGGCTGGGGTGCACTCGCGGAAAGCGCGGCGCGTGATTTCAACGCCAGCGTGACCGGCGTGACGCTCTCCAGCGAACAACTCGCCTGGGGCCAGCAGCGCCTGCGCGACGCCGGCCTCGCGGGCGAGCTGCGCTTCCAGGACTACCGCGACATCACCGACGGCCCCTTCGATGCCATCTGCTCGATCGAGATGTTCGAAGCCGTCGGCCGCGAATACTGGAGCGGCTACTTCGACACGCTCAAGCGCAACCTCAAGCCCGGCGGCAAGGCCTGCATCCAGAGCATCACGATCCGCGACGACCTCTTCGAGCGCTACGTGAAGTCGACCGACTTCATCCAGCAGTACATCTTCCCCGGCGGCCTGCTGCCGAGCCCGAGCGCCTTCCGCGAAGCCGCAGCGAAAGCCGGCCTGCGTGTGGTGAATGAGCTCTCATTCGGCGCCGACTACGCCGAGACGCTCAAGCGCTGGCGCGAGCGTTTCCTCGCCGAAGAAACCAAGGTGCGCCGCCTCGGCTTCGACACCCGCTTCATGCGCATCTGGGAGTTCTACCTCGGCTACTGCGAGGCCGCGTTCGCCACCGGCAACACCGGCGTCATGCAGTTCACCCTGCAGCGCGACTGA
- a CDS encoding DUF1365 domain-containing protein: MSTAAPMIGSGQVRHTRLRPVVNDFSYRTYFLMLPMRSLRAQASTQLRRNRFGLISFHDRDHGDGRNDSLAWVDDLLTSEGITDADGEVWLHCYPRVLGHTFKPVSFWYCHRRDDSLAAIVVEVNNTFGERHCYLLRGEHLAFGQELQADKVFHVSPFCSVSGRYRFRFLRTALHPQADGARKDAQRTVVRIDHDDEQGPLLKTSVAGRLEPLTRSSALRAFFGMPLMTVFVVARIHWQALKLWTRHVPFFRKPEPPRAFITR, encoded by the coding sequence ATGAGCACCGCCGCTCCGATGATCGGCTCCGGCCAGGTGCGCCACACGCGCCTGCGCCCGGTGGTGAACGACTTCAGCTACCGCACCTACTTCCTCATGCTGCCGATGCGCAGCCTGCGCGCGCAGGCGTCGACGCAGCTCAGGCGCAACCGCTTCGGCCTCATCAGCTTCCACGACCGCGACCATGGCGACGGCCGCAACGACAGCCTCGCCTGGGTCGACGACCTGTTGACGAGCGAAGGCATCACCGACGCCGACGGCGAGGTCTGGCTGCACTGCTACCCGCGCGTGCTCGGCCACACCTTCAAGCCGGTGAGCTTCTGGTACTGCCACCGCCGCGACGACTCGCTCGCCGCCATCGTGGTCGAGGTCAACAACACCTTCGGCGAACGCCACTGCTACCTGCTGCGCGGCGAGCACCTCGCCTTCGGGCAGGAACTGCAGGCCGACAAGGTTTTCCACGTTTCGCCTTTTTGCAGCGTCAGCGGCCGCTACCGCTTTCGCTTCCTGCGCACCGCACTGCATCCACAGGCGGACGGCGCGCGTAAGGACGCACAAAGAACGGTGGTTCGGATCGACCACGACGACGAGCAGGGCCCGCTGCTGAAGACCAGCGTGGCGGGCCGGCTGGAGCCGCTGACCCGGTCTTCGGCGCTGCGCGCCTTCTTCGGCATGCCGCTGATGACGGTCTTCGTCGTCGCGCGCATCCATTGGCAGGCGCTCAAGTTGTGGACCCGGCACGTGCCGTTCTTTCGCAAGCCCGAGCCGCCTCGGGCCTTCATCACCCGCTGA
- a CDS encoding NAD(P)/FAD-dependent oxidoreductase: MSRRVAVIGSGISGLATAYSLADDTHVTLFEAGSYFGGHTNTVDLTLDGVTHGVDTGFLVFNERTYPQLIRLFGELGVATVPSDMSFSVQVPDLGLEWSGSDLNTVFAQRRNLLRPAFLGMLRDILRFNRLTTTLAVRGDDAQLQQPIGEFLAEHRFSAAFRDWYFLPMIGCIWSCPTDQMLRFPIATMIRFCHNHGLLQVANRPRWFTVTGGAREYVRKMLPRIADRRLNTPVRSVRRTPQGATVVTDHGSERFDEVVLACHSDQSLALLADATPDERAVLGAVRYHRNRAVLHTDTSVLPQRPLAWAAWNYERATDAPREEAAVCLHYLLNKLQPLPFQQPVLVSLNPVREPDAASVHAEIDYAHPVFDRAAIAAQAKVPALQGQQHTWFCGAWTRYGFHEDGLMSAQAVVNGMRRRWVGESLPVRLHEPAREAA; encoded by the coding sequence ATGAGCCGCCGCGTCGCTGTCATCGGCTCGGGCATCTCGGGTCTGGCCACCGCGTACTCGCTGGCCGACGACACCCACGTCACGCTGTTCGAGGCCGGCTCTTATTTCGGGGGCCACACCAACACCGTCGATCTCACGCTCGATGGGGTGACGCACGGTGTCGACACCGGCTTCCTCGTTTTCAACGAGCGCACCTATCCCCAGCTGATCCGCCTCTTCGGTGAACTCGGGGTGGCCACGGTCCCGTCGGACATGTCGTTTTCCGTGCAGGTGCCCGACCTCGGCCTGGAATGGAGCGGCAGCGACCTCAACACCGTCTTCGCGCAGCGCCGCAACCTCCTGAGGCCGGCTTTCCTCGGCATGCTGCGCGACATCCTGCGCTTCAACCGGCTCACCACCACGCTCGCCGTGCGCGGCGATGACGCCCAACTGCAGCAGCCCATCGGCGAGTTCCTCGCCGAACACCGTTTCTCGGCCGCGTTCCGCGACTGGTACTTCCTGCCCATGATCGGCTGCATCTGGTCATGCCCGACCGACCAGATGTTGCGTTTCCCGATCGCGACCATGATCCGCTTCTGCCACAACCACGGGCTGCTGCAGGTCGCGAACCGGCCGCGCTGGTTCACCGTCACGGGCGGTGCCCGCGAATACGTGCGCAAGATGCTGCCGCGCATCGCCGACCGGCGTCTCAACACCCCCGTGCGCAGCGTGCGCCGCACCCCGCAGGGGGCGACCGTCGTCACCGACCACGGCAGCGAGCGCTTCGACGAAGTGGTGCTCGCCTGCCACAGCGACCAGTCGCTTGCGCTGCTGGCCGACGCCACGCCCGACGAGCGCGCCGTGCTCGGCGCCGTCCGCTACCACCGCAACCGCGCCGTGCTGCACACCGACACCTCGGTGCTGCCCCAACGCCCGCTCGCCTGGGCAGCGTGGAACTACGAGCGCGCCACCGACGCCCCGCGCGAAGAAGCCGCGGTCTGCCTGCACTACCTGCTCAACAAGCTGCAGCCGCTGCCCTTCCAGCAGCCGGTGCTGGTGTCGCTGAACCCGGTGCGTGAGCCCGACGCGGCCAGCGTGCACGCCGAGATCGACTACGCCCACCCGGTGTTCGACCGCGCCGCGATTGCAGCGCAGGCGAAGGTGCCAGCCCTGCAAGGCCAGCAACACACCTGGTTCTGCGGCGCGTGGACACGCTACGGCTTCCACGAAGACGGCCTGATGTCGGCGCAGGCGGTGGTCAACGGCATGCGGCGCCGCTGGGTCGGCGAATCGCTGCCTGTGCGCTTGCACGAGCCGGCGCGCGAGGCCGCATGA
- a CDS encoding glutathione peroxidase, whose protein sequence is MPVRHLLFVCLALVAGASQAAECPPLLKREVPRLQDEKPQNLCQYAGKVVVIVNTASFCGFTGQYKGLEALHSKYKDRGLVVLGFPSNDFSQEPGDNKTIAEFCENTYGVKFPMFVKTRVAAAAGPQRHPLYAELQQITGEAPRWNFHKYVVARDGRSVHSFGSTTSPDSSVFVSTVEKLLDAK, encoded by the coding sequence TCGACACCTGCTGTTCGTCTGCCTCGCCCTCGTGGCCGGCGCCTCCCAGGCGGCGGAGTGCCCGCCTCTGCTCAAGCGCGAGGTGCCGCGCCTGCAGGACGAGAAACCCCAAAACCTGTGCCAGTACGCCGGCAAGGTCGTGGTGATCGTCAACACCGCGAGCTTTTGCGGCTTCACCGGCCAGTACAAGGGGCTGGAGGCGCTGCACAGCAAGTACAAGGACCGCGGCCTCGTGGTGCTGGGCTTCCCGTCCAACGACTTCTCGCAGGAGCCGGGCGACAACAAGACCATCGCCGAGTTCTGCGAGAACACCTACGGCGTCAAGTTCCCGATGTTCGTGAAGACGCGCGTGGCGGCGGCCGCCGGTCCACAGCGCCATCCGCTCTACGCCGAGCTGCAGCAGATCACCGGCGAAGCGCCCCGCTGGAACTTCCATAAGTATGTGGTCGCTCGCGACGGACGCAGCGTCCACAGTTTCGGCAGCACCACGTCACCCGACAGCAGCGTCTTCGTCAGCACGGTCGAGAAACTGCTTGATGCAAAATGA